In the Klebsiella aerogenes KCTC 2190 genome, one interval contains:
- the serA gene encoding phosphoglycerate dehydrogenase, producing the protein MAKVSLEKDKIKFLLVEGVHQKAIDNLRAAGYTNIEFHKGALDTEELKASIRDAHFIGLRSRTHLTEEIFAAAEKLVAVGCFCIGTNQVDLEAAAKRGIPVFNAPFSNTRSVAELVIGELLLMLRGVPEANAKAHRGVWNKQAVGSFEARGKKLGIIGYGHIGTQLGILAESLGMHVYFYDIENKLPLGNATQVQHLSDLLNMSDVVSLHVPENASTKNMMGPEELALMKPGALLINASRGTVVDIPALCDALSRKHLAGAAIDVFPTEPATNSDPFNSPLCEFDNVILTPHIGGSTQEAQENIGLEVAGKLAKYSDNGSTLSAVNFPEVSLPLHGGRRLLHIHENRPGILTALNQIFAAQNINIAAQYLQTTPQMGYVVIDIEADGDVAQQALLAMKAIPGTIRARLLY; encoded by the coding sequence ATGGCTAAGGTATCACTGGAAAAAGACAAGATTAAATTTCTGCTAGTTGAAGGCGTGCATCAGAAAGCAATCGATAACCTTCGTGCGGCAGGTTACACCAACATCGAATTTCACAAAGGCGCGCTGGATACTGAAGAGCTGAAAGCGTCGATCCGTGATGCCCATTTTATCGGCCTGCGTTCCCGTACTCATCTGACTGAAGAGATCTTCGCCGCGGCGGAAAAACTGGTGGCGGTGGGCTGCTTCTGTATCGGCACCAATCAGGTCGATCTGGAGGCCGCCGCGAAGCGCGGTATCCCGGTATTTAACGCCCCGTTCTCGAACACCCGTTCGGTGGCTGAGCTGGTCATCGGCGAGCTGCTGCTGATGCTGCGCGGCGTGCCGGAAGCTAACGCCAAGGCCCATCGCGGCGTGTGGAATAAGCAGGCGGTAGGCAGCTTTGAAGCGCGCGGCAAAAAACTGGGGATTATCGGTTACGGCCATATCGGCACCCAGCTCGGCATTCTGGCGGAATCACTGGGGATGCACGTCTATTTTTATGATATCGAAAACAAACTGCCGCTGGGCAACGCCACGCAGGTTCAGCATCTCTCCGACCTGCTGAACATGAGCGATGTTGTTAGCCTGCACGTGCCGGAAAACGCCTCCACCAAAAACATGATGGGGCCGGAAGAGCTGGCGCTGATGAAGCCGGGCGCGCTGCTGATCAACGCCTCTCGCGGCACGGTGGTGGATATTCCGGCGCTATGCGATGCGCTGTCGCGTAAACATCTGGCCGGCGCGGCCATCGACGTCTTCCCGACGGAGCCGGCGACCAACAGCGATCCGTTTAACTCTCCGCTATGTGAATTCGATAACGTGATTCTGACGCCGCATATCGGCGGTTCAACTCAGGAAGCGCAGGAAAACATTGGTCTGGAAGTGGCAGGCAAGCTGGCGAAGTATTCCGATAACGGTTCTACGCTGTCGGCGGTGAACTTCCCGGAGGTTTCTCTGCCGCTGCACGGCGGTCGCCGTCTGCTGCATATTCATGAAAACCGCCCGGGCATCCTGACGGCGCTTAACCAGATTTTCGCCGCGCAGAACATCAACATCGCCGCCCAGTATCTGCAAACGACTCCGCAGATGGGCTATGTGGTAATTGATATCGAAGCCGATGGCGACGTCGCGCAGCAGGCGCTGCTGGCGATGAAAGCGATCCCGGGCACCATCCGCGCCCGTCTGCTGTACTAA
- the rpiA gene encoding ribose-5-phosphate isomerase RpiA encodes MTQDELKKAVGWAALQYVQPGTIVGVGTGSTAAHFIDALGTMKGQIEGAVSSSDASTEKLKSLGIPVFDLNSVDRLGIYVDGADEINGHMQMIKGGGAALTREKIIASVADKFICIADASKQVDILGNFPLPVEVIPMARSAVARQLVKLGGRPEYRQGVVTDNGNVILDVHGLEILDAIALENAINGIPGVVTVGLFANRGADVALIGTADGVKTIVNK; translated from the coding sequence ATGACGCAGGATGAACTGAAAAAAGCAGTCGGCTGGGCAGCGCTGCAATATGTACAACCGGGCACCATTGTCGGTGTCGGCACCGGCTCCACGGCGGCGCATTTTATTGATGCGCTGGGGACCATGAAAGGGCAGATCGAAGGCGCGGTCTCCAGCTCCGACGCCTCCACCGAGAAGCTGAAAAGCCTCGGTATCCCGGTATTCGACCTTAACTCCGTTGACCGCCTCGGCATCTACGTTGACGGCGCGGATGAAATTAACGGCCACATGCAGATGATCAAAGGCGGCGGCGCGGCGCTGACCCGCGAAAAGATCATCGCCTCGGTTGCCGATAAGTTTATCTGTATCGCCGACGCCTCTAAGCAGGTTGATATCCTCGGCAACTTCCCGCTGCCGGTGGAAGTGATCCCGATGGCGCGCAGCGCCGTCGCGCGTCAGCTGGTGAAGCTGGGCGGCCGCCCGGAATATCGTCAGGGCGTGGTGACGGATAACGGCAACGTGATCCTCGATGTACATGGCCTGGAAATCCTGGACGCTATCGCGCTGGAAAACGCCATTAACGGTATCCCGGGCGTGGTGACCGTCGGCTTGTTCGCCAACCGCGGCGCCGACGTGGCGCTGATCGGTACCGCCGACGGCGTGAAGACCATCGTCAACAAATAA
- the argP gene encoding DNA-binding transcriptional regulator ArgP, with translation MKRPDYRTLQALDAVIRERGFERAAQKLCITQSAVSQRIKQLENMFGQPLLVRTVPPRPTEQGQKLLALLRQVELLEEEWLGDEQTGSTPLLLSLAVNADSLATWLLPALANVLSDSPIRLNLQVEDETRTQERLRRGEVVGAVSIQPQALPSCLVDQLGALDYLFVASKEFAQRYFPNGVTRSALLKAPVVAFDHLDDMHQAFLQQNFDLPPGSVPCHIVNSSEAFVQLARQGTTCCMIPHLQIEKELKSGELIDLTPGLFQRRMLYWHRFAPESRMMRRVTDALIDYGHKVLRQD, from the coding sequence ATGAAACGACCGGACTACAGAACATTACAAGCGCTGGATGCGGTGATTAGGGAACGTGGGTTTGAGCGCGCCGCGCAGAAGCTATGCATTACACAGTCCGCCGTCTCACAGCGTATCAAACAGCTGGAAAACATGTTTGGCCAACCGCTGCTGGTGCGTACCGTACCGCCGCGCCCGACCGAGCAGGGGCAAAAACTGTTGGCTCTGCTGCGCCAGGTTGAGCTGCTGGAAGAAGAGTGGCTGGGCGATGAGCAGACCGGCTCCACGCCGCTGCTGCTGTCGTTGGCGGTCAACGCCGACAGTCTGGCGACCTGGCTGCTGCCGGCGCTGGCCAACGTGCTATCCGACTCCCCTATCCGCCTCAATCTGCAGGTTGAAGATGAAACCCGCACCCAGGAGCGCTTGCGCCGTGGGGAAGTGGTCGGCGCGGTGAGTATTCAGCCGCAGGCGCTGCCAAGCTGCCTGGTCGATCAACTCGGCGCGCTCGATTACCTGTTCGTCGCCTCGAAGGAATTTGCGCAACGCTATTTCCCTAACGGGGTAACGCGTTCTGCGCTGCTGAAAGCGCCGGTGGTCGCCTTCGATCATCTCGACGATATGCACCAGGCGTTCCTGCAGCAAAACTTCGACCTGCCGCCGGGCAGCGTGCCCTGCCATATCGTCAACTCGTCGGAGGCCTTCGTGCAGCTGGCGCGCCAGGGCACCACCTGCTGTATGATCCCGCATCTGCAGATCGAGAAAGAGCTGAAGAGCGGCGAGCTTATCGACCTGACGCCGGGGCTGTTCCAGCGCCGGATGCTTTACTGGCACCGTTTTGCGCCAGAAAGCCGCATGATGCGCAGGGTGACCGATGCGCTTATTGATTACGGCCACAAGGTGTTGCGCCAGGATTAA
- a CDS encoding oxidative stress defense protein, which yields MKLKVLALAAALGFSTMAAQASELPDGPHIVTSGTASVAAVPDIATLAIEVNVAAKDAASAKKQADDRVAQYLSFLEKSGIAKKDISSANLRTQPDYDYQNGKSILKGYRAVRTVEVTLRQLDKLNGLLDGALKAGLNEIRSVSLGVAQPDAYKDKARKAAIDDAVHQAQELAAGFHSKLGPVYSVRYHVSNYQPSPMVRMMKAADAAPVSAQETYEQATIQFDDQVDVVFELQPAQAAAPAAPAKPAEAPKPAQ from the coding sequence GTGAAGTTAAAAGTCTTAGCCCTGGCGGCAGCACTCGGATTCAGCACTATGGCGGCGCAGGCAAGTGAATTGCCGGATGGCCCGCACATTGTGACTTCAGGCACAGCAAGCGTTGCAGCGGTTCCGGATATCGCCACTCTGGCGATTGAAGTTAACGTCGCGGCAAAAGATGCGGCATCGGCAAAAAAACAGGCTGACGATCGCGTTGCGCAATATCTCTCTTTCCTCGAAAAGAGCGGCATTGCCAAAAAGGATATCAGCTCGGCGAACCTGCGTACCCAACCTGATTACGACTATCAGAACGGCAAAAGCATCCTCAAAGGCTATCGCGCGGTGCGTACCGTTGAAGTTACCCTGCGTCAGCTCGATAAGCTGAATGGCCTGCTGGACGGCGCGCTGAAAGCGGGGCTGAACGAAATTCGTTCCGTATCGCTGGGCGTTGCGCAACCTGATGCCTATAAAGATAAAGCGCGTAAAGCGGCTATCGATGATGCGGTACATCAGGCGCAGGAACTGGCTGCTGGCTTCCACAGCAAGCTGGGTCCGGTCTATAGCGTGCGTTACCATGTTTCCAACTATCAGCCGAGCCCAATGGTTCGCATGATGAAGGCAGCTGACGCCGCGCCGGTCTCCGCGCAGGAAACCTACGAGCAGGCGACCATCCAGTTTGATGATCAGGTTGACGTGGTCTTTGAACTGCAGCCAGCACAGGCCGCCGCGCCTGCCGCGCCGGCGAAACCAGCTGAAGCGCCGAAACCGGCTCAGTAA
- the argO gene encoding arginine exporter ArgO, with product MLSYYFQGLALGAAMILPLGPQNAFVMNQGIRRQYHLMIALLCALSDLALICAGIFGGSALLMQSPWLLALVTWGGVAFLLWYGFGALKTAMSNNLELASAEVMKQGRWKIIVTMLAVTWLNPHVYLDTFVVLGSLGGQLAVEPKRWFALGTISASFLWFFGLALLAAWLAPRLRTARAQRIINVLVGLVMWFIALQLAKDGLQHIQMLINQA from the coding sequence ATGCTATCTTATTACTTTCAAGGGCTTGCGCTGGGCGCGGCGATGATCCTGCCGCTCGGGCCGCAAAACGCTTTCGTGATGAATCAGGGGATCCGCCGCCAGTATCATTTAATGATTGCGCTGTTGTGCGCGCTTAGCGATCTGGCGTTGATCTGCGCCGGTATTTTCGGCGGTAGCGCGCTGCTGATGCAGTCGCCGTGGCTGCTGGCGCTGGTCACCTGGGGCGGCGTCGCCTTCTTGTTATGGTATGGCTTCGGCGCGCTGAAGACGGCGATGAGCAATAATCTCGAGCTGGCCAGCGCCGAGGTGATGAAACAGGGGCGCTGGAAAATCATCGTCACCATGCTGGCGGTGACCTGGCTTAATCCTCATGTTTATCTCGATACCTTTGTGGTGCTCGGAAGCCTCGGCGGACAGCTGGCGGTCGAGCCCAAACGCTGGTTCGCGCTGGGGACGATTAGCGCGTCATTCTTATGGTTCTTCGGCCTGGCGCTGCTGGCCGCGTGGCTGGCGCCGCGTTTACGTACCGCGCGGGCGCAGCGAATCATCAACGTGCTTGTCGGGCTGGTGATGTGGTTTATCGCCCTGCAGTTGGCAAAAGATGGCCTGCAACATATACAGATGCTCATCAACCAGGCTTAG
- a CDS encoding small-conductance mechanosensitive channel MscS has protein sequence MEDLNVVDSINHAGTWLARNQELLLSYAVNIVAAIVILIIGMIVARIVSNTVNRLMLARKIDATVADFLSALVRYAIIAFTLIAALGRVGVQTASVIAVLGAAGLAVGLALQGSLSNLAAGVLLVMFRPFRAGEYVDLGGIAGTVQNVQIFSTTLRTVDGKIVVVPNGKIIAGNIINFSREPARRNEFIIGVSYDADIDKVKQLLTAIIESDDRILRDREMTVRLNELGASSVNFVVRVWSKSSDLQNVYWDVLERIKRDFDANGISFPYPQMDVHMVNQQEKAQ, from the coding sequence ATGGAAGATTTGAACGTTGTCGATAGCATCAACCATGCCGGGACCTGGCTGGCGCGCAACCAGGAGTTGCTGCTGAGCTATGCCGTCAACATCGTTGCCGCTATCGTTATCCTGATCATCGGGATGATCGTGGCGCGCATCGTTTCTAACACCGTCAACCGCCTGATGCTGGCGCGTAAGATCGACGCAACTGTCGCCGATTTTCTCTCCGCGCTGGTGCGCTATGCGATTATCGCCTTTACGCTGATTGCTGCCCTGGGCCGCGTTGGCGTACAGACCGCCTCAGTGATCGCCGTGCTGGGCGCCGCCGGTTTGGCCGTGGGTCTGGCGCTGCAGGGGTCGTTGTCGAACCTTGCCGCAGGCGTGCTGCTGGTGATGTTCCGCCCGTTCCGCGCCGGTGAATATGTCGATCTCGGCGGCATCGCGGGCACCGTGCAGAACGTGCAGATTTTCTCCACTACCCTGCGTACCGTCGATGGCAAAATCGTGGTGGTGCCGAATGGTAAAATCATCGCTGGCAATATCATTAACTTCTCCCGTGAGCCGGCGCGCCGTAATGAGTTTATTATCGGCGTCTCCTACGATGCCGATATCGATAAGGTGAAACAACTGCTGACCGCGATTATCGAATCCGATGACCGCATTCTGCGCGATCGCGAAATGACCGTTCGCCTTAACGAACTGGGCGCCTCTTCGGTAAACTTCGTGGTTCGCGTATGGAGCAAAAGCAGCGACCTGCAAAACGTCTACTGGGACGTGCTGGAGCGCATTAAGCGTGATTTCGACGCCAATGGCATCAGCTTCCCGTATCCGCAGATGGACGTACATATGGTGAATCAGCAGGAAAAAGCGCAGTAA
- the fbaA gene encoding class II fructose-bisphosphate aldolase: protein MSKIFDFVKPGVITGDDVQKVFQVAKENNFALPAVNCVGTDSINAVLEAAAKVRSPVIVQFSNGGAAFIAGKGVKTDVPQGAAILGAISGAHHVHQMAEHYGVPVILHTDHCAKKLLPWIDGLLDAGEKHFAATGKPLFSSHMIDLSEESLHENIEICSKYLARMAKMGMTLEIELGCTGGEEDGVDNSHMDASALYTQPEDVDYAYTELSKISPRFTIAASFGNVHGVYKPGNVVLTPTILRDSQEYVSKKHNLPHNSLNFVFHGGSGSSAQEIKDSVSYGVVKMNIDTDTQWATWDGILQYYKANEAYLQGQLGNPKGEDQPNKKYYDPRVWLRAAQTSMVTRLEQAFKELNAIDVL, encoded by the coding sequence ATGTCTAAAATTTTTGATTTCGTAAAACCGGGCGTCATCACTGGCGACGACGTTCAGAAAGTGTTCCAGGTAGCTAAAGAAAACAACTTTGCTCTGCCAGCGGTAAACTGCGTGGGTACTGATTCCATCAACGCCGTTCTGGAAGCTGCTGCGAAAGTTCGTTCTCCGGTTATCGTACAGTTCTCTAACGGCGGCGCTGCGTTCATCGCGGGCAAAGGCGTGAAAACTGACGTTCCGCAGGGCGCTGCTATCCTCGGCGCTATCTCTGGCGCGCATCACGTTCACCAGATGGCTGAACACTACGGCGTGCCGGTTATCCTGCACACTGACCACTGCGCGAAGAAACTGCTGCCGTGGATCGACGGTCTGCTGGACGCGGGTGAAAAACACTTCGCTGCCACTGGCAAACCGCTGTTCTCTTCCCACATGATCGACCTGTCCGAAGAGTCCCTGCACGAAAACATCGAGATCTGCTCTAAGTACCTGGCTCGCATGGCCAAAATGGGCATGACTCTGGAAATCGAACTGGGCTGCACCGGCGGTGAAGAAGACGGCGTGGACAACAGCCACATGGACGCTTCCGCACTGTACACCCAGCCGGAAGACGTTGATTACGCGTACACCGAGCTGAGCAAAATCAGCCCGCGCTTCACCATCGCCGCTTCCTTCGGTAACGTACACGGCGTTTACAAGCCGGGTAACGTGGTTCTGACCCCGACTATCCTGCGCGACTCTCAGGAATATGTTTCTAAGAAACACAACCTGCCGCACAACAGCCTGAACTTCGTCTTCCACGGCGGTTCCGGTTCTTCCGCTCAGGAAATCAAAGACTCCGTCAGCTACGGCGTTGTGAAAATGAACATCGATACCGACACCCAATGGGCGACCTGGGACGGTATCCTGCAGTACTACAAAGCGAACGAAGCTTACCTGCAGGGCCAGCTGGGCAACCCGAAAGGCGAAGACCAGCCGAACAAGAAATACTACGATCCGCGCGTATGGCTGCGTGCCGCTCAGACCTCTATGGTGACCCGTCTGGAGCAGGCATTCAAAGAGCTGAACGCGATCGACGTTCTGTAA
- the pgk gene encoding phosphoglycerate kinase, with protein sequence MSVIKMTDLDLAGKRVFIRADLNVPVKDGKVTSDARIRASLPTIELALKQGAKVMVTSHLGRPTEGEYNEEFSLLPVVNYLKDKLSNPVRLVKDYLDGVDVAAGELVVLENVRFNKGEKKDDEELSKKYAALCDVFVMDAFGTAHRAQASTHGIGKFADVACAGPLLAAELDALGKALKEPARPMVAIVGGSKVSTKLTVLDSLSKIADQLIVGGGIANTFVAAQGHNVGKSLYEADLVDEAKRLLSTCDIPVPTDVRVATEFSETATATLKSVNDIKDDEQILDLGDVSAQKLAEILKNAKTILWNGPVGVFEFPNFRKGTEIVANAIADSEGFSIAGGGDTLAAIDLFGIADKISYISTGGGAFLEFVEGKVLPAVAMLEERAKQ encoded by the coding sequence ATGTCTGTAATTAAGATGACCGATTTGGATCTGGCTGGTAAACGCGTTTTCATCCGTGCTGATCTGAACGTACCGGTTAAAGATGGCAAAGTGACCAGCGACGCGCGTATCCGCGCCTCCCTGCCGACCATCGAACTGGCGCTGAAACAGGGTGCTAAAGTAATGGTTACTTCTCACCTGGGTCGTCCGACCGAAGGCGAGTACAACGAAGAATTCTCTCTGTTGCCGGTTGTTAATTACCTGAAAGACAAACTGTCTAACCCGGTTCGTCTGGTTAAAGATTACCTGGATGGCGTTGACGTTGCTGCCGGTGAACTGGTGGTTCTGGAAAACGTTCGCTTCAACAAAGGCGAGAAAAAAGACGACGAAGAACTGTCTAAGAAATACGCTGCGCTGTGCGACGTATTCGTCATGGACGCTTTCGGTACCGCGCACCGCGCGCAGGCTTCCACCCACGGTATCGGTAAATTCGCCGATGTCGCTTGTGCAGGCCCGCTGCTGGCCGCTGAACTCGACGCGCTGGGTAAAGCGCTGAAAGAGCCGGCTCGTCCGATGGTTGCTATCGTTGGCGGTTCTAAAGTTTCCACCAAACTGACTGTTCTCGACTCTCTGTCCAAAATCGCTGACCAGCTGATCGTCGGCGGCGGTATCGCTAACACCTTCGTTGCCGCTCAAGGCCACAACGTCGGTAAATCCCTGTACGAAGCGGACCTGGTTGACGAAGCTAAGCGCCTGCTGAGCACCTGCGATATCCCGGTTCCGACTGACGTTCGCGTCGCTACCGAGTTCTCTGAAACCGCCACTGCGACCCTGAAATCCGTTAACGACATCAAAGATGACGAGCAGATTCTGGACCTCGGCGACGTTTCCGCACAGAAACTGGCTGAAATCCTGAAAAACGCCAAAACCATTCTGTGGAATGGCCCGGTTGGCGTATTCGAATTCCCGAACTTCCGTAAAGGTACTGAAATCGTTGCTAATGCTATCGCAGACAGCGAAGGTTTCTCTATCGCAGGCGGCGGTGACACCCTGGCGGCGATCGACCTGTTCGGCATCGCTGACAAAATCTCCTACATCTCCACTGGCGGCGGCGCATTCCTCGAATTCGTGGAAGGCAAAGTTCTGCCGGCAGTAGCAATGCTCGAAGAGCGCGCTAAGCAGTAA